The following proteins are co-located in the Hypomesus transpacificus isolate Combined female chromosome 23, fHypTra1, whole genome shotgun sequence genome:
- the LOC124485800 gene encoding cytochrome c oxidase copper chaperone isoform X1, giving the protein MHGSNMLCKEGHIPKMSSLSAASVEPTPAIEGTDEKKPLKPCCACPETKKVRDACIIEKGEENCTDLIEAHKDCMRALGFKI; this is encoded by the exons ATGCATGGTTCTAATATGTTGTGTAAGGAAGGACACAT CCCGAAGATGTCATCCTTATCCGCTGCCAGTGTTGAGCCTACTCCTGCAATTGAGGGCACGGATGAGAAGAAACCACTGAAACCCTGTTGTGCGTGTCCCGAAACGAAGAAAGTCAGAGATGCTTG CATCATTGAAAAAGGAGAAGAGAATTGCACAGATCTGATTGAGGCTCATAAAGATTGTATGAGGGCGCTTGGATTTAAAATTTAA
- the LOC124485800 gene encoding cytochrome c oxidase copper chaperone isoform X2 → MSSLSAASVEPTPAIEGTDEKKPLKPCCACPETKKVRDACIIEKGEENCTDLIEAHKDCMRALGFKI, encoded by the exons ATGTCATCCTTATCCGCTGCCAGTGTTGAGCCTACTCCTGCAATTGAGGGCACGGATGAGAAGAAACCACTGAAACCCTGTTGTGCGTGTCCCGAAACGAAGAAAGTCAGAGATGCTTG CATCATTGAAAAAGGAGAAGAGAATTGCACAGATCTGATTGAGGCTCATAAAGATTGTATGAGGGCGCTTGGATTTAAAATTTAA
- the hcn5 gene encoding potassium/sodium hyperpolarization-activated cyclic nucleotide-gated channel 1, whose product MNRSRRPAAGVPVASTCGWKALLLPQQNRQSLYVYGSEVAVEKECIRQLQSGVWVIHPFSQIRSYYIMCMMAITFLNLIGIPMEIAFLDGRSGVGWEGFNVFSDTLFLIDVALNFRMGIISEDSEVAILDLKQIRLCYLRTWFIPDVIAAFPIGYILLIADLQFQSDPNSSKASRMMRILMFVRILSLVRLLRVSRLVRFFNEVEKISNANLDVVRLFFRVLSLFMMIFLLCHWNGCIQYFIPMLEEFPSDCWIRRENLMNATVGEKYSFGVFRALSQMIALSYGSTETPTNETEMWIVMVSMVSGALMYTVLVANTAAIITEGDPTAQAYKSKISHLEHYMTFMKLPADLQLRINKYYQARFGGKWFDERDILNLVSSSLKEEILTIMCARLVYKVPMFQSFNCNFINALLVKLQHEVFQEGDFIIRQSAPGDRMFFIEHGQVLEETESSQRELCDGDYFGETCLLTRGKHVSTVQALTTCQAFSLDVDSFHSTLDGFPDVKTELNKIALQQQESV is encoded by the exons ATGAACCGGTCCAGACGCCCTGCAGCGGGGGTTCCCGTGGCCTCGACCTGCGGGTGGAAGGCTCTGTTACTCCCTCAGCAGAACCGGCAGTCTCTATACGTCTACGGCAGTGAGGTGGCCGTGGAGAAAGAATGTATTCGACAACTACAGAGCGGCGTGTGGGTCATCCACCCCTTCAGTCAGATCAG GAGTTATTACATTATGTGTATGATGGCCATCACATTTCTCAACCTTATTGGGATCCCGATGGAGATAGCTTTTCTGGATGGTCGCAGTGGTGTGGGCTGGGAAGGCTTTAACGTTTTCTCTGATACACTGTTCCTGATTGACGTGGCCCTGAATTTTCGGATGGGCATCATTTCTGAGGACAGTGAG GTCGCTATTCTGGATCTCAAACAGATCCGCCTGTGTTACCTCAGGACCTGGTTTATACCCGATGTGATCGCAGCATTCCCTATTGGCTACATCCTGCTAATTGCT GACTTACAGTTTCAGAGTGATCCGAACTCTTCTAAAGCCAGCAGAATGATGCGGATCCTAATGTTTGTCAGAATCCTCAGTCTGGTGCGGCTCCTTCGAGTGTCCAGACTCGTTAGATTCTTCAATGAAGTGGAAAAA ATTTCAAATGCAAACCTGGATGTAGTTCGGCTATTTTTCAGGGTACTGTCATTGTTCATGATGATATTCCTGCTGTGCCACTGGAACGGCTGCATCCAGTACTTCATCCCTATGCTTGAGGAGTTTCCCTCAGACTGCTGGATCAGGAGAGAGAACCTAATG AATGCCACTGTAGGTGAGAAGTACTCCTTTGGCGTTTTTCGCGCTCTGTCACAAATGATTGCGTTATCCTACGGGTCCACAGAAACACCGACCA ATGAGACAGAGATGTGGATCGTCATGGTGAGCATGGTGTCAGGAGCGCTGATGTACACGGTCCTGGTTGCCAACACGGCTGCCATCATAACAGAAGGAGACCCTACAGCCCAAGCATACAAGAGCAAG ATCAGTCACCTGGAACACTACATGACCTTCATGAAACTTCCAGCCGACCTTCAACTCCGCATCAACAAGTACTACCAGGCTCGCTTTGGGGGAAAGTGGTTTGATGAGCGGGACATTCTCAACCTGGTATCCTCCTCCTTGAAAGAG GAGATTCTAACAATCATGTGTGCCCGGCTGGTGTACAAGGTACCCATGTTCCAGAGCTTCAACTGCAACTTCATCAACGCTCTCCTTGTCAAGCTCCAGCACGAGGTCTTCCAGGAGGGGGATTTCATCATCCGGCAGAGCGCCCCCGGTGACCGCATGTTCTTCATCGAGCACGGCCAGGTGCTGGAGGAAACAGAGTCATCCCAGAGGGAACTGTGTGACGGAGACTACTTTGGAG AGACATGTCTGCTGACCAGAGGGAAGCATGTGTCCACAGTGCAAGCACTGACCACCTGCCAGGCTTTCTCTCTTGACGTGGACAGCTTTCATTCCACCCTGGATGGCTTCCCCGATGTGAAGACCGAACTGAATAAGATTGCCCTGCAACAGCAGGAGTCTGTTTGA
- the LOC124485656 gene encoding uncharacterized protein LOC124485656: MAMFGKVLEPVGYMQTMRVLVEGVCSYLGGSATSEETDLTKKNLDYIDKELGSASQGLLKDQEVHRLEDDLAVVYYQLGAAVRAQPEFTKRETEVFLQYVQEHRLERQLTALHSRLMGVSALTDQPTLLEELVERCKPKRWEMRDFCVKVNFVLGTGLLCLFTQASLTGRDQALLTRTWSDRMGALYRKMKSTGGRCSGYFLEQAEEDVRQQLLEAQRSRAAPEEAAASVLKTLEKNYDWLRWAVMLHPTVGPWEDGKDAELGQLPENFLSVAFEAPCPHVVACYRDTPTSLDKSRIHQLIVDLEWKIPNPPPEVYAAIEEHPEKARRYLAARMLTKLREGLGTGVAVHVVPGKMEMKCNFPPASYYLYEYKHRLASGTVCVFG; encoded by the exons ATGGCGATGTTCGGGAAGGTCTTAGAGCCAGTAGGCTACATGCAGACCATGCGGGTCCTCGTCGAAGGCGTCTGCTCCTACCTGGGCGGGTCCGCCACCTCTGAGGAGACCGACTTGACGAAGAAGAACCTGGACTACATCGACAAGGAGCTGGGCAGCGCCAGCCAGGGCCTTCTGAAGGACCAGGAGGTGCACCGCCTGGAGGACGACCTGGCCGTGGTCTACTACCAGCTGGGCGCGGCAGTCCGGGCACAGCCAGAGTTCACCAAGCGGGAGACGGAGGTGTTCCTCCAGTACGTCCAGGAACACCGCCTGGAGAGGCAGCTGACGGCCCTCCACAGCCGCCTCATGGGCGTCTCTGCCCTGACCGACCAGCCCAcgctgctggaggagctggtggagagatGCAAGCCCAAACGCTGGGAGATGAGAGACTTCTGCGTGAAG GTGAACTTTGTCCTTGGCACCGGTCTGCTGTGTCTCTTCACCCAGGCCTCCCTGACTGGCCGCGACCAGGCTCTGCTCACGAGGACCTGGTCGGACCGCATGGGCGCCCTCTACAGGAAGATGAAGAGCACCGGGGGCCGCTGCTCAGGCTACTTCCTGGAGCAGGCCGAGGAGGACGTGCGCCAGCAGTTGCTGGAGGCCCAGAGGAGCCGTGCCGCGCCTGAGGAGGCGGCCGCCAGCGTCCTCAAGACACTGGAGAAGAACTATGATTGGCTGCGCTGGGCGGTCATGCTCCACCCGACCGTGGGGCCCTGGGAGGATGGGAAGGATGCCGAGCTGGGCCAGTTGCCAGagaacttcctgtctgtggctTTTGAGGCGCCCTGCCCACACGTGGTGGCGTGCTACCGGGACACGCCCACCTCACTTGACAAGAGCCGCATCCACCAGCTGATCGTGGACTTGGAGTGGAAgatccccaacccccctcccgaGGTGTACGCCGCCATCGAGGAGCACCCTGAGAAGGCAAGGCGCTACCTGGCTGCACGCATGCTCACCAAgctgagggaggggctgggcacAGGCGTGGCAGTGCACGTGGTGCCAGGCAAAATGGAGATGAAGTGTAACTTCCCCCCGGCTTCCTACTACCTGTACGAGTACAAGCACAGGCTGGCCTCAGgcactgtgtgcgtgtttggATAA
- the ska3 gene encoding spindle and kinetochore-associated protein 3 has protein sequence MDLSARFFTKLRTLAVSLETETASLQHAHQNFDEEGSTECAVRLLHELHSEVRDLKREVGDQISHQQAKETETRNFIKACMVLKQRSTEDIQRLQRYYEKYGYQAPKNVHKCSVDTRQDTEDPSEEDEEEEEGKVGEEEQQIPPVTPMKVPPPPTSDPMRTPQLSDFGLSEIHLKNVLGVSGFSCDPVPMPVMPLPYPSTTRTVHLPTPKTPKCTLRMDEDDLLTPRMEDLGISEDTMCLNNDFTMDLHRKHSSKTLSSSASSGLKARTCPVLSTTPLNPDLHSFASDEGMKTPEPPEFCTPGFMITKSHGSSSPSPPEPTGDMCPSPEIPAFQTLCKTRKDDRGYPASSRGYHKAWEYEVPEMTIGCPEDKHTPETPSLESFIGSSLSGRGVGGNEAVGECEMGSGGPGTPCGLEQDCPTQEFNLCSPRVRKEYPEPRTPEMPDFSSVTQDICKMVSRMKKPPPAGIQSQTRPTGKENRRGQGMSVVSEQEFLSLPSYLRQISLSSLNQTIHQINSAAEKQLCGGGAAVFLMEELKSITGTGTKAPLYFLCLKELKRLEHLQDVGTAATYRVLTHI, from the exons ATGGACTTATCAGCTCGTTTTTTCACTAAGCTACGAACATTAGCGGTGTCATTGGAGACCGAAACTGCAAGTCTTCAGCATGCACATCAAAACTTCGACGAAGAGG GGAGCACAGAGTGTGCTGTGCGACTTCTTCACGAGCTGCACTCCGAGGTACGGGACTTGAAG AGGGAAGTAGGCGACCAAATTTCCCATCAGCAAGCAAAGGAGACTGAAACCAGGAACTTTATAAAGGCGTGCATGGTGCTCAAGCAGAGGAGCACTGAGGACATCCAGAGACTTCAACGATACTATGAAAAATACGGCTACCAAGCTCCCAAGAATGTACACAAATGTTCAG TGGACACAAGGCAAGATACAGAAGATCCTtctgaagaggatgaggaggaagaggaagggaaggtaggagaggaggagcagcagataCCGCCAGTGACTCCCATGAAGgtaccccctcctcccaccagtGACCCCATGCGAACACCACAGCTCTCTGACTTCGGCCTGTCAGAGATCCACCTGAAGAACGTTCTGGGCGTCTCAGGGTTTTCTTGTGACCCCGTCCCCATGCCTGTGATGCCACTCCCATACCCCTCCACGACCAGGACCGTGCATCTTCCCACGCCCAAAACGCCCAAGTGCACCCTGCGCATGGACGAGGACGACCTGCTGACCCCCCGCATGGAGGACTTGGGGATCTCTGAGGACACCATGTGCCTCAACAACGACTTTACCATGGACTTGCATCGCAAGCATTCTTCAAAGaccctgag CTCGTCGGCATCCTCTGGTCTGAAAGCGAGAACGTGCCCGGTCCTCTCCACCACACCCTTGAACCCTGACCTGCACAGCTTTGCTTCCGACG AGGGCATGAAGACTCCAGAGCCACCTGAGTTTTGCACTCCGGGTTTTATGATCACCAAGTCGCACGGaagctcctctccttctcccccggAACCGACGGGCGACATGTGTCCCAGCCCCGAGATCCCTGCATTCCAGACCCTCTGCAAAACTAGAAAG GATGACAGGGGGTATCCAGCCTCCAGCAGGGGCTATCACAAGGCCTGGGAGTATGAGGTCCCGGAGATGACCATTGGATGTCcagaggacaaacacacaccagagacgCCAAGCCTGGAGTCATTTATAGGCAGCTCTTTATCCGGT AGGGGTGTAGGAGGGAATGAAGCAGTGGGTGAGTGTGAGATGGGTTCTGGAGGGCCCGGTACACCCTGCGGTCTGGAGCAGGACTGTCCCACCCAGGAGTTCAACCTGTGCAGCCCCAGGGTGCGAAAGGAGTACCCTGAGCCCAGAACCCCTGAGATGCCTGACTTCAGCTCGGTCACACAAGACATCTGTAAA ATGGTTTCCCGGATGAAGAAACCTCCCCCTGCAGGGATCCAGTCACAGACCAGACCCACAGGAAAGGAGAACAG GAGAGGCCAGGGTATGTCTGTGGTGTCAGAGCAAGAGTTCCTGAGTCTGCCCAGCTACCTGAGGCAGATATCTCTGTCCAGCCTCAACCAGACCATCCATCAAATCAACAGTGCTGCAGAGAAGCAGCTCTGTG GCGGAGGTGCTGCAGTGTTTCTGATGGAGGAGCTGAAGTCCATCACAGGCACGGGCACCAAGGCCCCCTTGTACTTCCTGtgtctgaaggagctgaagaggCTGGAGCACTTGCAGGATGTGGGGACCGCCGCCACGTACAGAGTCCTGACACACATCTGA
- the sap18 gene encoding histone deacetylase complex subunit SAP18, whose amino-acid sequence MAVESRVTQEEIKKEPEKPVDREKTCPLLLRVFTTTTGRHHRMDEFNRGNVPSSELQIYTWMDATLKELTSLVKEVYPDARKKGTHFGFAIVYPDPQRPGYRVKDIGTTVSGRKGTDDAMTLQSQRFQIGDYLDIAITPPNRAPPVPGRMRPY is encoded by the exons ATGGCTGTAGAATCGAGAGTCACACAAGAGGAAATTAAAAAGGAACCCGAAAAGCCAGTGGACAGAGAGAAG ACATGTCCCCTTCTACTAAGGGTTTTCACCACAACTACGGGAAGGCATCACAGGATGGACGAGTTTAATAGGGGCAATGTCCCATCCAGCGAGCTCCAGATATACACCTG gATGGATGCTACTTTAAAAGAGCTTACCAGTCTCGTGAAAGAAGTGTACCCCGACGCTAGGAAAAAAGGCACACATTTTGGCTTTGCCATCGTCTACCCGGACCCCCAGAGACCCGGCTATAG AGTGAAGGATATTGGAACAACTGTGTCTGGCCGGAAGGGCACTGATGATGCCATGACTCTACAGTCCCAGCGCTTTCAGATTGGAGACTACCTGGATATCGCCATCACCCCCCCAAACCGAGCCCCTCCCGTTCCTGGGCGCATGAGACCGTATTGA
- the LOC124485696 gene encoding uncharacterized protein LOC124485696 has translation MVHTCVVTGCRNRRTLGTSLSFYRFPRDPERKQRWIAAVNREGWVPNDGSRLCSNHFISGKQVKNPRSPDYVPTVFAAPPPSPEMKETGSFELLDKQEAQVEAANALLFLQGQGRVKCELGQSQEDQETAETATSSSSSEEGEESDLSSDSKSKGGKPTKMSTTPTKYEDTLLALKKENRALREAVEKQSLTENSLRNDPEKVRFYTGLPNYFVFETVMWLLAPHMDGAKNVKLAKFQQLLLTLMRFRLDLRNQDLAYRFGVKVGTVTRTVHRMVNIMSNTLVPTAVFWPSRAELRKNLPAALRTSYPDCAVIIDCFRVTFEKPASQTNQQEAAGTPSAQGAGRNTLKYLIGVAPQGVVTFISRGSPGDVSDKSVAEGCGFLCKLLPGDVVLAERDLEIGESVAACGALLQVTGGHVDAYDGDSSLEEASLERQSVRRHVERVIAMVKQRYAMLAGPVESCFMAAERTSNLTTFDKIVQVACALNNLCISAAPLE, from the exons ATGGTTCACACGTGTGTCGTGACTGGCTGTCGTAACAGAAGAACGCTAGGCACCTCACTGTCTTTTTACCGTTTCCCACGCGACCCCGAGAGAAAACAACGTTGGATTGCAGCTGTAAACCGCGAGGGATGGGTTCCAAATGACGGGAGTAGACTGTGTAGTAATCATTTCATCTCAG GTAAACAGGTGAAGAACCCCCGGTCACCAGATTATGTTCCTACTGTGTTTgctgcccctcctccatctccagagATGAAAGAAACAGGTTCCTTTGAACTTCTAGATAAGCAGGAAGCCCAAGTGGAGGCGGCAAACGCCTTGCTCTTCCTCCAGGGTCAGGGCAGGGTCAAGTGTGAACTAGGCCAGAGCCAGGAGGACCAAGAAACAGCTGAGACCGCAACCTCATCTTCCAGCAGTGAAGAAGGGGAGGAGTCAGACCTTTCGAGTGACAGCAAAAGTAAGGGAGGAAAGCCCACCAAAATGTCTACCACGCCCACCAAGTACGAAGACACCCTCCTGGCGTTGAAGAAGGAGAACCGGGCTCTCAGAGAGGCTGTGGAAAAGCAGTCTCTAACTGAGAACTCCCTCAGGAACGACCCGGAGAAGGTGAGGTTTTACACCGGCCTGCCCAACTACTTTGTGTTTGAGACGGTCATGTGGCTCCTGGCGCCGCACATGGACGGAGCCAAGAACGTGAAGCTAGCCAAGTTCCAGCAGCTGCTGCTAACCCTGATGCGTTTCCGCCTGGACCTTCGCAACCAGGACCTGGCCTACCGCTTTGGCGTGAAGGTCGGCACGGTGACCAGGACTGTGCACAGGATGGTCAACATCATGTCCAACACGCTGGTGCCCACCGCTGTCTTCTGGCCCTCCAGAGCCGAGCTCCGCAAGAACCTCCCTGCAGCGCTGCGCACGTCCTACCCAGACTGCGCTGTCATCATAGACTGCTTCAGGGTGACCTTCGAGAAGCCCGCATCTCAGACCAACCAACAAGAGGCTGCTGGGACACCATCTGCGCAAGGGGCGGGGCGCAACACGCTGAAGTACCTGATAGGTGTGGCCCCGCAGGGCGTGGTCACCTTTATCTCCAGGGGGTCCCCGGGGGACGTCAGTGACAAGAGCGTGGCGGAGGGGTGTGGCTTCCTGTGTAAGCTCCTACCAGGGGACGTGGTCTTGGCAGAGCGGGATCTGGAGATTGGAGAGTCCGTAGCAGCTTGCGGTGCCCTGTTGCAGGTAACGGGGGGCCACGTGGACGCGTACGACGGGGACTCCTCGCTGGAAGAGGCGTCCTTGGAGAGGCAGAGCGTGCGCAGACACGTGGAGCGGGTCATCGCCATGGTGAAGCAGCGGTACGCCATGCTGGCGGGCCCTGTGGAGAGCTGCTTCATGGCTGCCGAGCGCACGTCAAACCTGACCACGTTTGATAAGATTGTGCAAGTGGCTTGTGCCTTAAACAACCTGTGCatctctgctgctcctctggAGTGA
- the lats2 gene encoding serine/threonine-protein kinase LATS2, with amino-acid sequence MRPKTFPASPYVGNTRQRLQEIKEGLKQPAKLVSQALLGGSARGEGGRGAEGKGKDPGSRQQQLRPPQKFNNYQNALREIRKSLMPFANESGPSSGSAHPVGDVNRQMLQELVNAGCDQEMAVRALKQTGSRNIEAALEYISKMGYLDPRNELIVRIIKQTSPGKGGMPNSMDHRPSLEGTSEGAMPAYHQMGAPMYEGSQYGPEGEMPRPYMGAPPVMNYMMPPTGAAQGAAMGNPLGRPPSMGPYPPAMSTQNNPGNPMYTPGPQQKAYPGSMEQHGPMLSYSVPGQPLQLQPQPPGGPGPHYDYSHARPHMMEPSGYGVQRSASFQNKMAPMAPDNYISMQGKGGLGQNGGVYPPNLYLPPHSHPRQSSPTSHQVHMMSRSPGGATAMGPDFSDIPQGLLTPSRASLNLDLYEHHWVGPQGPDGAPPSRQPQPQGPFRGEVRVPSRTNSFNNRSTPNNVRPTMATPATNKQESTLGPPNTITAVTSPPIQQPVKSIRVMRPEPKTAVGPCHPGWLAAQEAADPHSYIPEETYTLEPAQEPRCPPPPYPKTLLLPGAAGESGALEGAGAMGGVPDLSGPTRSAHGSGGSGKGEEGNVKEKTKKGEKAVKDKKQIQTSPVPVRKNGRDEEKRESRIKSYSPFAFKFYMEQHVENVMKTYQQKLNRRLQLEQEMSKAGLSEAEQKQMRKMLNQKESNYNRLRRAKMDKSMFVKIKTLGIGAFGEVCLTRKVDTGALYAMKTLRKKDVLNRNQVAHVKAERDILAEADNEWVVRLYYSFQDRDSLYFVMDYIPGGDMMSLLIRMGVFPEPLARFYVAELTLAIESVHKMGFIHRDIKPDNILIDLDGHIKLTDFGLCTGFRWTHNSKYYQKGSHVRQDSMEPSDFWDDVSNCRCGDRLMTLEQRASRQHQRCLAHSLVGTPNYIAPEVLLRKGYTQLCDWWSVGVILFEMLVGQPPFLAPTPTETQIKVINWESTLQVPPQVKLSPEAVDIIGRLCCSAEERLGRNGAGEIKAHSFFHQMDFSSNPRTQPAPYRPKIAHPMDTSNFDPVEEEGGPGAWSDSGDSARAWETLCSPHGKHPEHAFYEFTFRRFFDDNGCPFRYPKPPENTHDPSSSRAGSLGPEEEDEEDEEEEDEEEEEQAEGCEPVYV; translated from the exons ATGCGGCCCAAGACGTTCCCAGCCAGCCCGTATGTGGGCAACACACGCCAGCGCCTCCAGGAGATCAAGGAGGGGCTGAAACAGCCGGCCAAGCTGGTGAGCCAGGCGCTGCTGGGGGGCAGTGCCCGCGGCGAAGGTGGGCGAGGGGCCGAGGGCAAGGGCAAAGACCCCGGCAGCCGCCAGCAGCAGCTCAGACCCCCCCAGAAGTTCAACAACTACCAAAACGCGCTGCGCGAAATCCGCAAGTCCCTCATGCCCTTCGCCAACGAGTCGGGACCGTCCTCTGGCTCTGCCCACCCAGTCGGCGACGTCAACAGACAGATGCTGCAGGAGCTGGTCAACGCTGGCTGTGACCAG gagatGGCGGTGCGAGCCCTgaagcagacaggaagtagaaacATTGAGGCAGCGCTGGAGTACATTAGCAAGATGGGCTACCTGGACCCCCGCAACGAGCTCATCGTCCGCATAATCAAACAGACCTCGCCAG GAAAAGGGGGAATGCCAAACTCAATGGACCACCGGCCTTCGTTGGAGGGGACAAGTGAGGGTGCCATGCCTGCATACCATCAGATGGGGGCACCAATGTACGAAGGTTCCCAGTACGGACCTGAGGGGGAGATGCCTCGACCATACATGGGCGCTCCCCCTGTCATGAACTACATGATGCCCCCCACAGGGGCAGCGCAGGGTGCTGCCATGGGCAACCCTCTGGGCCGGCCCCCCAGCATGGGGCCCTACCCCCCTGCAATGTCGACCCAGAACAACCCCGGCAACCCCATGTACACCCCAGGGCCGCAGCAGAAGGCCTACCCTGGCAGCATGGAGCAGCATGGGCCCATGCTGAGCTACAGCGTCCCTGGACAGCCCCtgcagctccagccccagccaccAGGGGGCCCCGGCCCTCACTACGACTACAGTCATGCCCGGCCGCACATGATGGAGCCTTCAGGGTACGGGGTCCAGAGGAGTGCCTCCTTTCAGAACAAGATGGCCCCCATGGCGCCGGACAACTACATCAGCATGCAAGGCAaaggggggctggggcagaACGGGGGGGTTTACCCTCCTAATCTGTACCTcccgccccactctcaccccCGCCAGtccagccccacctcccaccAGGTCCACATGATGTCTCGCTCCCCCGGGGGGGCCACTGCCATGGGCCCTGACTTCTCCGACATCCCCCAGGGCCTGTTGACGCCCTCCAGGGCCAGCCTCAACCTGGACCTGTACGAGCACCACTGGGTCGGGCCCCAGGGTCCAGACGGGGCCCCTCCATCCaggcagccccagcctcaggggCCCTTCCGGGGGGAGGTGCGTGTGCCCAGCAGGACCAACTCATTCAACAACCGCTCCACCCCCAACAACGTCCGGCCCACCATGGCCACACCTGCAACCAACAAGCAAGAGTCCACCCTTGGCCCTCCCAACACCATCACTGCTGTGACGTCACCCCCTATCCAGCAGCCGGTGAAGAGCATCCGGGTAATGAGGCCTGAGCCCAAGACAGCAGTAGGGCCATGtcaccctggctggctggctgcccaGGAAGCAGCCGATCCCCACTCCTACATACCCGAGGAGACCTACACCTTGGAGCCAGCCCAGGAGCCCCGCTGCCCGCCGCCACCCTATCCCAAAACCCTGCTGCTGCCTGGGGCTGCTGGTGAGTCTGGGgcgctggagggggctggagccATGGGCGGGGTGCCTGACCTCAGCGGCCCCACCCGGTCTGCGCACGGCAGCGGAGGAAgcggaaagggagaggagggcaacGTGAAGGAGAAGAccaagaaaggagagaaggcagTGAAGGACAAGAAGCAGATCCAGACATCGCCGGTGCCGGTGAGGAAGAACGGCCGTgacgaggagaagagggagtcgCGCATCAAGAGCTACTCGCCCTTTGCCTTCAAGTTCTACATGGAGCAGCACGTTGAGAACGTGATGAAGACCTACCAGCAGAAACTGAACCGCAGGCtccagctggagcaggagatgtCCAAG gctgGCCTATCAGAAGCGGAGCAGAAGCAGATGAGGAAAATGCTCAACCAGAAGGAGTCAAACTACAACCGCCTGCGGCGTGCCAAGATGGACAAGTCCATGTTCGTCAAGATCAAGACGCTGGGCATCGGCGCCTTTGGCGAGGTGTGCCTGACGCGCAAGGTGGACACGGGCGCCCTGTACGCCATGAAAACGCTCCGCAAGAAGGACGTGCTCAACCGCAACCAGGTGGCCCACGTCAAGGCTGAGCGCGACATCCTGGCTGAGGCCGATAACGAGTGGGTGGTGCGTCTCTACTACTCCTTCCAGGACAGGGACAGTCTGTACTTTGTCATGGACTACATCCCCGGAGGTGACATGATGAGCCTGCTCATCCGCATGGGGGTGTTCCCCGAGCCGCTGGCACGCTTCTATGTGGCGGAGCTGACGCTGGCCATCGAAAGTGTTCACAAGATGGGCTTCATCCACCGCGACATCAAGCCCGACAACATCCTCATCGACCTGGACGGACACATCAAGCTGACGGACTTCGGCCTCTGCACGGGCTTCCGCTGGACACACAACTCCAAGTACTACCAGAAAG GGAGCCACGTCAGGCAGGACAGCATGGAGCCCAGTGACTTCTGGGACGATGTGTCCAACTGTCGCTGTGGCGACCGCCTGATGACCCTGGAGCAGCGCGCCAGCCGCCAGCACCAGCGCTGCCTGGCCCACTCCCTGGTGGGAACGCCCAACTACATCGCCCCAGAGGTGCTGCTACGCAAAG GCTACACCCAGCTGTGTGACTGGTGGAGTGTGGGAGTGATCCTGTTTGAGATGCTTGTGGGACAGCCGCCCTTCctggcccccacccccactgagACGCAGATCAAG gtGATCAACTGGGAGAGCACGCTGCAGGTGCCCCCCCAGGTGAAGCTCAGCCCGGAGGCCGTGGACATCATCGGCCGTCTCTGCTGCTCTGCCGAGGAGCGTCTTGGCAGGAACGGCGCTGGAGAAATCAAGGCCCACTCATTCTTCCACCAGATGGACTTCTCCAGCAACCCGCGCACCCAGCCAGCCCCTTACCGACCCAAGATTGCCCACCCCATGGACACGTCAAACTTCGaccctgtggaggaggaggggggacccGGGGCGTGGAGTGACAGCGGGGACAGCGCTCGTGCCTGGGAGACGTTGTGCTCCCCTCACGGGAAACACCCGGAACACGCCTTCTACGAGTTCACCTTCCGTAGGTTTTTTGACGACAATGGTTGCCCCTTCCGCTACCCTAAGCCCCCCGAGAACACCCACGACCCGTCCAGCAGCAGGGCCGGCAGCCTGGGCCCTGAggaagaagatgaggaggatgaggaggaggaggatgaggaggaggaagaacaggCAGAGGGCTGTGagcctgtgtatgtgtag